The Triticum aestivum cultivar Chinese Spring chromosome 7B, IWGSC CS RefSeq v2.1, whole genome shotgun sequence genome window below encodes:
- the LOC123156552 gene encoding pyrophosphate--fructose 6-phosphate 1-phosphotransferase subunit beta, whose product MAAAAVASNGGAAPVPGRLASVYSEVQTSRIAHALPLPSVLRSHFTLADGPASTAAGSPDEIAKLFPCLYGQPSAAVVQSAEPVETKPLKIGVVLSGGQAPGGHNVICGIFDYLQERAKGSTMYGFKGGPAGVMKGKYVELTTDFVYPYRNQGGFDMICSGRDKIETPEQFQQAEDTVNRLDLDGLVVIGGDDSNTNACLLGEYFRGRNLKTRVIGCPKTIDGDLKCKEVPTSFGFDTACKIYSEMIGNVMTDARSTGKYYHFVRLMGRAASHITLECALQTHPNVALIGEEVAEKKETLKNVTDYITDVVCKRAELGYNYGVVLIPEGLIDFIPEIQKLIAELNEILAHDVVDEAGAWKSKLEPASRELFDFLPKTIQEQLLLERDPHGNVQVAKIETEKMLIAMVETELEKRRAAGKYSAHFRGQSHFFGYEGRCGLPTNFDSSYCYALGYGAGALLQFGKTGLISSVGNLAAPVEEWTVGGTALTALMDVERRHGKNKPVIKKAMVELDAAPFKKFASLRDEWASKNRYISPGPIQFSGPGSDASNHTLMLELGAEI is encoded by the exons atggcggctgcggcggtGGCCTCCAACGGGGGCGCGGCGCCCGTGCCCGGGCGCCTCGCGTCCGTCTACAGCGAGGTGCAGACGAGCCGCATCGCGCACGCGCTGCCCCTCCCCTCCGTCCTCCGCTCCCACTTCACCCTCGCCGACGGGCCCGCCAGCACCGCCGCGGGGAGCCCCG ATGAGATCGCCAAGCTGTTCCCCTGCCTGTACGGCCAGCCGTCGGCCGCCGTGGTGCAGTCCGCCGAGCCGGTCGAGACGAAGCCGCTCAAGATCGGCGTCGTGCTCTCCGGTGgccaggcgccaggcgggcacaaTGTGATCTGCGGCATCTTTG ATTACCTGCAGGAGCGTGCCAAAGGCAGCACCATGTATGGATTCAAGGGAGGCCCAGCTGGTGTCATGAAGGGCAAGTACGTTGAGCTGACTACTGATTTCGTGTACCCCTACAGAAACCAG GGCGGATTTGATATGATCTGCAGTGGAAGGGACAAGATTGAAACACCAGAGCAG TTCCAGCAAGCTGAAGACACAGTCAACAGACTTGATTTGGATGGACTTGTTGTCATCGGTGGTGATGATTCAAACACTAACGCATGCCTCCTTGGTGAATACTTCAG GGGAAGGAACTTGAAGACTCGCGTTATTGGTTGCCCAAAGACTATTGATGGAGATCTGAAATGCAAGGAGGTCCCAACAAGCTTTGGATTTGACACTGCTTGCAAG ATATACTCCGAAATGATTGGCAATGTCATGACTGATGCACGGTCAACAGGCAAATACTACCACT TTGTGAGGCTTATGGGTCGTGCTGCTTCTCACATTACACTAGAGTGTGCTCTACAGACACACCCTAATGTTGCACTCATCGGTGAAGAG GTTGCTGAGAAGAAGGAAACACTCAAGAATGTCACAGACTACATTACCGATGTTGTTTGCAAACGTGCAGAACTTGGTTACAACTATGGAGTTGTCCTAATACCCGAAGGCTTGATTGATTTCATCCCAGAG ATTCAAAAACTCATTGCAGAATTAAATGAAATTTTGGCACATGATGTTGTTGACGAGGCAGGGGCTTGGAAAAGCAAGCTTGAACCAGCATCTAGGGAGTTGTTTGACTTCTTGCCCAAAACCATTCAGGAGCAGCTTTTGCTTGAAAGAGATCCCCATGGCAATGTTCAG GTTGCAAAAATTGAAACTGAGAAAATGCTTATTGCCATGGTTGAAACTGAATTGGAGAAGAGAAGAGCGgcggggaagtactctgcacatTTCAGAGGCCAGTCTCACTTCTTCGG ATATGAAGGAAGATGCGGCCTCCCTACCAATTTTGATTCCAGCTATTGCTATGCATTAGGCTATGGTGCTGGTGCTCTTCTCCAATTTGGAAAGACAGGACTTATTTCGTCG GTTGGTAACCTGGCTGCTCCTGTGGAAGAATGGACTGTTGGAGGAACTGCACTGACTGCGTTGATGGATGTTGAGAGAAGGCATG GCAAGAACAAGCCAGTGATCAAGAAGGCTATGGTGGAACTTGATG CTGCGCCATTTAAGAAGTTTGCCTCGCTGCGAGATGAATGGGCCAGCAAGAACCGATACATCAGCCCTG GTCCCATCCAGTTCAGCGGCCCTGGAAGCGATGCGTCGAACCACACCTTGATGTTGGAGCTTGGCGCTGAGATATAG